From Brassica oleracea var. oleracea cultivar TO1000 chromosome C3, BOL, whole genome shotgun sequence, a single genomic window includes:
- the LOC106332801 gene encoding uncharacterized protein LOC106332801, translated as MGNCQAVDTTRIVIQHPNGKEEMLSCPVSASYVMKMNPGHCVALLISTTALSASPGHGGPLRLTRIKLLRPTETLVLGHVYRLITTKEVMKGLMAKKCSKSKKEGKMSEDKVAMVKAFSSNKLDNEDQMKKQEKERPLRISRSWQPSLKSIAEGGSS; from the exons ATGGGAAACTGTCAAGCGGTGGACACTACCAGAATCGTGATACAACACCCAAATGGTAAAGAAGAAATGCTAAGCTGTCCAGTTTCTGCTAGCTATGTGATGAAGATGAATCCTGGCCATTGTGTTGCTCTTCTCATCTCCACCACCGCTCTCTCTGCCTCTCCCGGTCATGGAGGACCTCTTCGGCTCACCAGGATTAAACTCCTCCGTCCCACAGAGACGCTTGTTCTTGGCCACGTCTACAGACTCATCACCACCAAAG AGGTTATGAAAGGCTTAATGGCGAAGAAATGTTCCAAGTCGAAGAAAGAAGGTAAGATGTCGGAAGATAAGGTAGCGATGGTGAAAGCATTTAGCTCGAACAAGCTTGACAATGAAGATCAG ATGAAAAAGCAAGAGAAAGAAAGACCACTAAGAATCTCAAGATCATGGCAGCCTTCTCTTAAAAGCATAGCGGAAGGAGGTTCAAGCTGA
- the LOC106332349 gene encoding ribosomal RNA small subunit methyltransferase G, translating to MHCYPWKSVIRRPCVSRVLSLRHFTKHFPGAKSNTFFRTRFHSNTHADVSVSTTTSCFKSLGSTQQNQIQLYVDTLLRWNQKMNLTATKEADEVMERHIEDSLAILPPIKTCYNLQSNEQISLIDVGSGAGLPGLVLAIACPDWRVTLLESINKRCVFLEHVVAVTGLTNVKIVRGRAESCGHDVMYREKFDVAIARAVAEMRVLAEYCLPLVRIGGLFVAAKGHDPKEEVENAENAVRMLGGSILQISPVDSHSPYGQRTTVICRKDHSTPQKYPREAGTPSKLPL from the exons ATGCATTGCTATCCTTGGAAGAGTGTAATAAGGAGACCATGCGTCTCACGTGTTCTTTCTCTGAGACATTTTACCAAACACTTTCCAGGCGCAAAATCGAACACCTTTTTCCGCACTAGATTTCACTCCAACACCCACGCCGATGTCTCCGTAAGCACGACAACGTCATGTTTCAAAAGCCTCGGTTCCACCCAGCAAAACCAAATCCAACTCTACGTCGATACCCTTCTTCGATGGAACCAG AAAATGAATCTTACGGCAACTAAAGAAGCTGATGAAGTCATGGAGAGGCATATTGAAGATTCTCTTGCGATATTGCCTCCTATAAAGACTTGTTACAACTTGCAGTCCAATGAACAAATCAGTTTAATTGATGTTGGAAGTGGTGCAGGCCTTCCTGGGTTGGTTCTAGCAATTGCTTGTCCAG ATTGGAGAGTTACTCTACTGGAGTCTATAAATAAGCGTTGCGTTTTCTTGGAGCACGTCGTTGCTGTCACCGGGCTTACAAATGTTAAAATCGTAAGGGGCAGAGCAGAG AGTTGTGGGCACGATGTTATGTACAGAGAGAAGTTTGATGTGGCTATTGCAAGAGCTGTCGCGGAGATGAGAGTCTTAG CTGAATATTGTCTTCCTCTGGTTCGGATTGGTGGATTGTTTGTGGCTGCTAAGGGTCATGACCCTAAG GAGGAAGTTGAAAATGCAGAAAATGCGGTTCGCATGTTGGGTGGTTCCATATTACAAATTAGTCCAG TGGATTCACATAGCCCATATGGACAACGAACAACTGTTATCTGTCGTAAAGATCATTCCACCCCACAAAAGTATCCACGTGAAGCAGGTACTCCTTCTAAATTACCTTTGTAA
- the LOC106333027 gene encoding F-box/WD repeat-containing protein sel-10 translates to MHQSSFFLCIKTLQTLVSCSINQFKYSFIRNNMIRCHGTQEEGDWSHEDHQISISQALHQCIATLVGHTSSYISSLTLAGKRLYTGSSDGAVRLWNASTLETLAEASSNGDVITGERGDGGAVKSLVILADKLFTAHQDQKIRVWKIKDVVEEAEASNKKYMHLATMPTMSDRLAKCLMPNNQVQIRRHKKASWVHHVDAVSGLALSRDGALLYSVSWDRTLKIWRTTDFKCLESITNAHDDAINAVELSENGDIYTGSSDRKIKVWRKNLDEEKKKKKKHYLVATLSDHDSGINALALSSYNLLYSGGSDGSILVWERDHEGGHVAVAGVLRGHTESVLCLAVVSDIVCSGSADKTVRLWKCSSEDYSCLAVLEGHRGPVKCLTGAIRDSGTQSEASYHIYSGGLDSQVKVWEILEPAL, encoded by the coding sequence ATGCACCAATCTTCTTTTTTCCTCTGTATAAAAACTCTACAAACTTTGGTAAGTTGTTCAATAAATCAATTCAAATATTCCTTCATAAGAAACAATATGATACGGTGCCACGGAACTCAAGAAGAAGGAGATTGGTCTCATGAAGATCATCAAATATCTATTTCGCAGGCACTTCATCAATGTATCGCTACTCTTGTCGGTCACACATCCTCTTACATTTCATCTCTAACCCTTGCAGGAAAGAGACTTTACACAGGCTCCAGCGATGGAGCTGTAAGATTGTGGAATGCAAGCACGTTGGAAACATTAGCCGAAGCGTCAAGCAACGGCGATGTGATAACAGGAGAAAGAGGAGACGGAGGAGCAGTGAAGTCATTGGTAATATTGGCTGATAAACTCTTCACAGCACACCAAGATCAGAAGATACGTGTCTGGAAGATAAAAGACGTCGTTGAAGAGGCAGAAGCCAGTAATAAAAAGTACATGCATTTAGCAACGATGCCAACGATGAGTGACCGTTTGGCAAAGTGTTTGATGCCTAACAACCAAGTCCAAATAAGGAGGCACAAGAAAGCTTCTTGGGTTCACCATGTAGACGCGGTTTCGGGTTTAGCGTTATCAAGAGATGGAGCACTACTCTATTCTGTCTCATGGGACCGGACGCTCAAGATCTGGCGAACCACCGATTTTAAATGCCTAGAGTCCATTACAAACGCCCACGACGATGCAATCAATGCTGTTGAGCTGTCCGAGAATGGAGATATATACACAGGGTCTTCTGACCGGAAAATTAAAGTGTGGAGGAAGAACCTCGATGAGGAGAAAAAGAAAAAGAAGAAACATTATTTGGTTGCAACATTGTCAGACCATGATTCGGGTATTAACGCGTTGGCGTTAAGCAGTTACAATCTGTTGTATTCGGGTGGATCTGACGGATCAATATTGGTGTGGGAAAGAGACCACGAAGGTGGACACGTTGCTGTTGCTGGAGTGCTAAGAGGTCACACAGAGTCTGTTCTTTGCCTTGCGGTTGTTTCAGACATAGTCTGTAGTGGCTCTGCAGATAAGACAGTGAGGCTGTGGAAATGTTCTTCGGAGGATTATTCGTGCCTGGCTGTGTTGGAGGGGCACAGAGGACCAGTTAAATGCTTAACCGGAGCCATACGTGATTCCGGTACACAATCAGAGGCTTCTTATCACATTTACAGTGGAGGACTTGACTCTCAAGTTAAGGTTTGGGAGATTTTGGAACCAGCCTTATAA